One region of Streptomyces sp. NBC_00442 genomic DNA includes:
- a CDS encoding helix-turn-helix domain-containing protein gives MIDDGSETFTIGQLARRTGLPVRTIRYWSDIGALPPVGRSAGGYRLYDAASVGRLELVRTLRELGLGLDDVRRVLAREVTVAEVAAAHVAALDAQIRSLKLSRAVLSTIALRQSGTEEMTLMNKLARLSALERKQIIDDFTDDVFAGLDDTNAHFHARVRGVAAELPDDPTPRQVDAWIELAELVEDDGFRALVRRIAASNSEDFRERSREPQAYLAFAKQVAALAGGAQERGVAPDSAEADALLDELFGVGADRAAVLERVGVGPDLRVERYFQLLAIVNGYEPQPGSAAAFPWLAAALRAHVGG, from the coding sequence GTGATCGACGACGGCTCGGAAACCTTCACCATCGGGCAGCTCGCCCGCCGTACCGGACTTCCCGTGCGCACCATCCGTTACTGGTCCGACATCGGCGCGCTGCCGCCCGTCGGGCGCTCGGCCGGGGGGTACCGGCTGTACGACGCGGCCTCCGTGGGGCGCCTCGAACTCGTGCGTACCCTGCGCGAACTCGGGCTCGGTCTCGACGACGTGCGCCGGGTGCTCGCCCGGGAGGTCACGGTCGCCGAGGTCGCCGCGGCTCACGTCGCGGCCCTCGACGCGCAGATCAGGTCCCTGAAGCTGAGCCGGGCCGTCCTGTCGACCATCGCCCTGAGACAGTCCGGAACCGAGGAGATGACACTCATGAACAAGCTGGCGCGGCTCTCCGCCCTTGAGCGCAAGCAGATCATCGACGACTTCACCGACGACGTGTTCGCCGGCCTCGACGACACCAACGCACACTTCCACGCCCGGGTCCGCGGCGTGGCCGCCGAACTGCCGGACGACCCGACCCCGCGCCAGGTCGACGCATGGATCGAGCTGGCCGAACTCGTCGAGGACGACGGCTTCCGTGCGCTGGTGCGGCGCATCGCCGCGAGCAACTCCGAGGATTTCCGGGAGCGTTCGCGTGAACCGCAGGCCTACCTCGCCTTCGCGAAGCAGGTGGCCGCACTCGCCGGCGGAGCCCAGGAGCGGGGTGTCGCGCCCGACAGCGCCGAGGCCGACGCACTCCTTGACGAACTCTTCGGCGTGGGCGCGGACCGGGCGGCGGTCCTGGAACGGGTCGGCGTCGGCCCCGACCTGCGCGTCGAGCGCTACTTCCAGCTGCTCGCGATCGTCAACGGGTACGAGCCGCAGCCCGGCTCGGCCGCCGCCTTCCCATGGCTGGCCGCCGCACTGCGC
- a CDS encoding GNAT family N-acetyltransferase: protein MDHTLGDILAAAAAGHFPPADGGTTLVAQPGPRDAGVLAFTAHSVIFLDEDEDWLRATLAATDADPLGASMNPAFLAALMARTGRSMNCVDLLTCAPALPGGPPLALREIEDPAHPRVVRALKFRDEVRVWATDGGVLVLGRGVAGRWEVALELDEFARGSGLGAQLARSARHLVPGGTLWAQQSPGNARSVRTFQAAGFRPVGSEALLLAH from the coding sequence ATGGATCACACGCTCGGGGACATTCTGGCGGCCGCGGCCGCAGGCCACTTCCCGCCGGCCGACGGCGGCACGACGCTCGTGGCGCAGCCGGGGCCGCGCGACGCGGGCGTCCTGGCGTTCACCGCGCACTCGGTGATCTTCCTGGACGAGGACGAGGACTGGCTCCGGGCCACCCTCGCGGCGACCGACGCCGACCCCCTCGGCGCGTCGATGAACCCCGCCTTCCTTGCCGCCCTGATGGCTCGTACCGGCCGGTCGATGAACTGCGTCGACCTGCTGACCTGCGCCCCCGCCCTGCCGGGCGGGCCGCCCCTGGCGCTGCGGGAGATCGAGGATCCGGCGCATCCGCGGGTGGTGCGGGCCTTGAAGTTCCGGGACGAGGTGCGGGTTTGGGCGACGGACGGTGGCGTACTCGTACTCGGACGGGGCGTCGCGGGGCGCTGGGAGGTCGCCCTCGAACTCGACGAGTTCGCGCGCGGCAGCGGTCTCGGTGCCCAACTGGCCCGCTCCGCCCGTCACTTGGTGCCGGGTGGGACGCTTTGGGCCCAGCAGTCGCCGGGGAACGCGCGCAGCGTGCGCACCTTCCAGGCCGCCGGCTTCAGACCGGTCGGCTCGGAGGCCCTGCTGCTCGCCCACTGA
- a CDS encoding tRNA-dependent cyclodipeptide synthase, producing the protein MTITTEAFTVQPFTRSCQQIWDEGDHVLIGVSPGNSYFSAGRITDLVRWASARFTRIDLIYADLHVAELFSALGYAPEHAARRASKEVKAVRRRVVRGVEEADAQGTPVGVHGLSEFAGHPVYELLHRRVRHFLSTDPGFRTACERMAAHFLSTKAGGPVASAAQLSACLDYITAELPFFLDTPGILGVPSSVSSYHVPIPLTDLLYAKGGGLRASRNQAYAVVRPEGIPA; encoded by the coding sequence GTGACCATCACAACTGAAGCATTCACCGTGCAGCCCTTCACTCGAAGCTGCCAGCAGATATGGGACGAAGGCGACCACGTCCTCATCGGGGTGAGTCCGGGGAACAGCTATTTCAGCGCCGGCCGCATCACCGACCTCGTCCGCTGGGCTTCGGCACGGTTCACCCGCATCGACCTCATATACGCCGACCTCCATGTGGCCGAGCTGTTCAGCGCGCTCGGCTACGCCCCGGAGCACGCGGCACGCCGCGCCTCGAAGGAGGTGAAGGCGGTGCGCCGCCGGGTGGTGCGCGGCGTCGAGGAGGCGGACGCGCAGGGCACTCCGGTCGGCGTGCACGGGCTCTCGGAGTTCGCCGGACATCCGGTGTACGAGCTGCTGCACCGCCGGGTGCGCCACTTCCTGTCGACCGACCCGGGCTTTCGCACCGCCTGTGAGCGGATGGCGGCGCACTTCCTGTCCACGAAGGCCGGCGGGCCGGTCGCGAGCGCCGCGCAGCTCTCCGCCTGCCTCGACTACATCACCGCCGAGCTCCCCTTCTTCCTGGACACCCCGGGGATCCTCGGTGTCCCGTCCTCGGTGTCGTCGTACCACGTGCCGATCCCGCTGACCGACCTCCTGTACGCGAAGGGCGGCGGCCTGCGCGCGTCCCGCAATCAGGCCTACGCCGTGGTGCGCCCGGAAGGAATCCCCGCATGA
- a CDS encoding cytochrome P450: MTTETVLDFPLSRRGDVLPAECTRLREKQPVARVRTLTGDPAWLVSSHALAKQVLEDERFSLKDTANAGVPRQYALTIPPEVVNNMGNINSAGLRNAVMKSLSPRADGLAERLRERAEGFIEALLAEGPPADLRAGFADPFSAALHCDVVGVPFEDWRRLMSGLDVAFMTSAHTFEGAGLNWYKDLGYMVERLNAPDVPPESLLGRLGALREDRESAHLTDEMLATVAVSLFGAGAVSTSAFLVLAILALLQHPELIGYLREHPERMGRAVEELLRWNLSIGDGLPRLALEDVQLGDVLVQKGELVLVLVEGANFDPEVFTDPDRLDLDREHNPHLSFGAGRHFCPATGLGRLHAETALSVLVDRLPGMRLAVPAEQLVWRTGFIKRLPERLPALW; the protein is encoded by the coding sequence ATGACCACCGAGACCGTCCTGGACTTCCCGCTCTCCCGGCGCGGCGACGTGCTGCCCGCCGAGTGCACCCGGCTGCGCGAGAAGCAGCCGGTGGCCCGGGTGCGTACGCTCACCGGCGACCCGGCCTGGCTGGTGAGCAGTCACGCCCTGGCCAAGCAGGTCCTGGAGGACGAGCGGTTCAGCCTCAAGGACACCGCGAACGCCGGGGTCCCCCGCCAGTACGCGCTGACGATCCCGCCCGAGGTCGTCAACAACATGGGCAACATCAACAGCGCCGGGCTGCGCAACGCCGTGATGAAGTCCCTGAGCCCGCGCGCGGACGGCCTGGCCGAGCGGCTGCGCGAGCGGGCCGAGGGCTTCATCGAGGCGCTGCTCGCCGAGGGCCCGCCCGCCGACCTGAGGGCTGGGTTCGCCGACCCCTTCTCGGCGGCGCTGCACTGCGACGTCGTCGGCGTGCCGTTCGAGGACTGGCGCAGGCTCATGTCCGGTCTGGACGTGGCCTTCATGACCAGCGCGCACACCTTCGAGGGCGCCGGGCTCAACTGGTACAAGGACCTCGGGTACATGGTGGAGCGGCTGAACGCCCCGGACGTGCCGCCCGAGAGCCTGCTGGGCCGGCTGGGCGCGCTGCGCGAGGACCGGGAGTCGGCGCACCTCACCGACGAGATGCTGGCCACGGTCGCGGTCTCCCTGTTCGGCGCGGGCGCGGTGTCCACCTCCGCCTTCCTGGTACTCGCGATCCTCGCCCTGCTCCAGCATCCGGAGCTGATCGGATACCTGCGCGAGCATCCCGAGCGCATGGGCCGCGCCGTGGAGGAGCTGCTCCGCTGGAACCTGTCGATCGGCGACGGGCTGCCCCGGCTCGCCCTTGAGGACGTACAGCTGGGCGACGTACTCGTCCAGAAGGGCGAGTTGGTGCTCGTCCTGGTCGAGGGCGCCAACTTCGACCCGGAGGTGTTCACCGATCCCGACCGGCTCGACCTGGACCGCGAGCACAACCCGCACCTCTCGTTCGGCGCCGGCCGGCACTTCTGCCCGGCCACCGGGCTCGGCCGGCTGCACGCGGAGACGGCGCTCTCGGTCCTGGTGGACCGGCTGCCGGGGATGCGCCTCGCGGTGCCGGCCGAACAGCTGGTGTGGCGTACGGGCTTCATCAAGCGCCTGCCCGAACGGCTGCCGGCGCTGTGGTGA
- a CDS encoding YncE family protein translates to MPTVTKTTTALLSAAALLAALAGCGSGSDHKDEALGSKAAVPPAVVKKTVPQGLPGMPPVLDPKDAYAADRPNALQPAVKNFLPRVYVPNTNSNTVSVIDPATYKVIETIPVGRQPQHVVPSWDMKTLWVNNDLGDSLTAIDPATGKTGRTVQVSDPYNLYFTPNGKYAIVMASMDRELVFRDPVTMNRVKTVPVTCAGVNHADFSMDGRYFIVSCEFSGELLKVDTEQMKIVGQQKLPFDGAMPQDVKMSPDGKTFYVADMMAHGMWVLDGDKFDKPVLLPTGKGCHGLYISRDSKEMYISNRGEGTISIFDFTKNKLTKKWELPDGGSPDMGGVSADGKVLWLSGRYNAEVYAIDTATGKELARIPVGSGPHGLAVYPQPGRYSLGHTGIFR, encoded by the coding sequence ATGCCGACCGTAACGAAGACGACCACCGCGCTGCTCTCGGCGGCCGCCCTGCTCGCGGCCCTCGCCGGCTGCGGATCGGGATCCGACCACAAGGACGAGGCGCTCGGCTCCAAGGCGGCGGTCCCGCCCGCCGTCGTCAAGAAGACCGTGCCGCAGGGCCTGCCGGGCATGCCGCCCGTCCTCGACCCCAAGGACGCCTACGCGGCGGACCGCCCCAACGCGCTCCAGCCCGCGGTGAAGAACTTCCTGCCGCGCGTGTACGTGCCCAACACCAACTCCAACACGGTCTCCGTGATCGACCCGGCCACGTACAAGGTGATCGAGACGATTCCGGTCGGCCGCCAGCCGCAGCACGTCGTGCCGTCGTGGGACATGAAGACGCTCTGGGTCAACAACGACCTCGGCGACTCGCTCACCGCCATCGACCCGGCGACCGGCAAGACCGGACGCACCGTCCAGGTCTCCGACCCGTACAACCTCTACTTCACGCCCAACGGCAAGTACGCCATCGTCATGGCCTCGATGGACCGCGAGCTCGTCTTCCGCGACCCGGTCACCATGAACCGCGTCAAGACCGTCCCGGTGACGTGCGCGGGCGTCAACCACGCGGACTTCTCCATGGACGGCCGGTACTTCATCGTCTCCTGCGAGTTCTCCGGCGAACTCCTCAAGGTCGACACCGAGCAGATGAAGATCGTCGGGCAGCAGAAGCTCCCCTTCGACGGGGCGATGCCGCAGGACGTGAAGATGTCCCCGGACGGCAAGACCTTCTACGTCGCCGACATGATGGCGCACGGCATGTGGGTCCTGGACGGCGACAAGTTCGACAAGCCGGTCCTGCTGCCCACGGGCAAGGGCTGCCACGGGCTCTACATCAGCCGCGACTCCAAGGAGATGTACATCTCCAACCGCGGCGAGGGCACCATCTCCATCTTCGACTTCACCAAGAACAAGCTCACCAAGAAGTGGGAACTGCCCGACGGCGGCAGCCCCGACATGGGCGGCGTCTCGGCCGACGGCAAGGTGCTGTGGCTGTCCGGGCGCTACAACGCCGAGGTGTACGCCATCGACACCGCCACCGGCAAGGAACTGGCCCGCATCCCCGTCGGCTCGGGACCGCACGGACTCGCCGTCTACCCGCAGCCCGGCCGGTACTCGCTGGGCCACACCGGCATCTTCCGCTGA
- a CDS encoding polysaccharide deacetylase family protein, with translation MNPSPRAVDRRSALRAGAGAAIAGALTAGCSDDRAGHTPSGSPTPPSASAAAAARPQAPHPAPAPRSFPGQPVQISSGPPGRPQVALTFHGQGDPKIATTLLDEAEKAGARVTVLAVGTWLDEQPAMARRILDGGHELGNHTLHHTDISTMDESEAYAEITGCADRLRRLTGSIGTWFRPSRTQYATPLVQKLARRAGYPHVLSYDVDSLDFTSPGASAVTRNVTGQIRNGSVVSLHFGYADTVAALPVLLAELERRRLRAVTTTELLI, from the coding sequence CTGAATCCATCACCCCGTGCGGTCGACCGCCGCAGCGCCCTGCGCGCCGGGGCGGGCGCGGCCATCGCGGGGGCGCTGACGGCAGGCTGTTCGGACGACCGGGCGGGCCACACGCCGTCCGGGTCCCCGACGCCGCCGTCCGCCTCCGCGGCGGCCGCCGCCCGCCCCCAGGCGCCCCATCCCGCGCCGGCCCCCCGTTCCTTCCCCGGGCAGCCGGTCCAGATCAGCAGCGGCCCTCCGGGTCGCCCCCAGGTCGCGCTCACCTTCCACGGCCAGGGCGATCCGAAGATCGCCACCACCCTGCTCGACGAGGCGGAGAAGGCCGGCGCCAGGGTCACCGTGCTCGCCGTCGGCACCTGGCTCGACGAGCAGCCCGCGATGGCCCGCCGCATCCTGGACGGCGGCCACGAACTGGGCAACCACACCCTGCACCACACCGACATCTCCACCATGGACGAGTCGGAGGCCTACGCCGAGATCACCGGCTGCGCGGACCGGCTGCGCCGCCTCACCGGCTCCATCGGGACATGGTTCAGGCCCTCCCGTACCCAGTACGCGACGCCGCTCGTTCAGAAATTGGCCCGGCGGGCGGGGTACCCGCACGTGCTGTCGTACGACGTCGACTCCCTCGACTTCACCTCGCCCGGCGCCTCGGCCGTGACCCGCAACGTCACCGGGCAGATCCGCAACGGATCGGTGGTGAGCCTGCACTTCGGCTATGCGGACACGGTCGCCGCGCTGCCCGTCCTACTCGCCGAACTGGAACGCCGCCGACTGCGCGCGGTCACGACCACGGAGCTGCTGATCTGA
- a CDS encoding ATP-binding protein — MAGLEGVEQPAQRVSATAARWMPSADDELALKALELFGNPTEGEVRLPSRPESAATARRITQSVVLRQWALSPTLAEHAVLLVSELVGNAVRHTGARVFGLRMLRRRGWIRVEVRDPSRGLPCLMPVHELDVSGRGLFLVDKLSDRWGVDLLPRGKTTWFEMRVADR, encoded by the coding sequence ATGGCGGGGCTGGAGGGTGTGGAACAACCGGCGCAGCGCGTGAGTGCGACCGCGGCGCGATGGATGCCGTCCGCCGACGACGAACTGGCGCTGAAAGCACTGGAGTTGTTCGGGAATCCGACGGAGGGCGAGGTGCGCCTCCCGTCGCGGCCGGAGTCAGCGGCGACCGCCCGCCGGATCACCCAGTCCGTGGTCCTGCGCCAGTGGGCGCTCTCGCCGACCCTCGCCGAGCACGCCGTGCTGCTGGTCTCCGAACTCGTCGGCAACGCGGTGCGCCACACCGGGGCCCGGGTCTTCGGTCTGCGCATGCTGCGCCGGCGGGGCTGGATCCGCGTCGAGGTCCGCGACCCCTCGCGCGGGCTGCCCTGTCTGATGCCGGTGCACGAGCTCGACGTCAGCGGCCGCGGACTGTTCCTCGTCGACAAGCTCTCGGACCGTTGGGGAGTGGATCTGCTGCCGCGTGGCAAGACCACCTGGTTCGAGATGCGGGTCGCCGACCGCTGA